The following are encoded together in the Desulfobulbaceae bacterium genome:
- a CDS encoding SDR family oxidoreductase produces the protein MNLLTNKTAIITGSSTGIGKGIAVLFAQLGAHVIVTSRTMAHAAQVADQILADGGKATPCAFNLEHPEAIPDLLSTALTTTSRIDILVNNALSRPSIPSGALQDMASSQLQRGVTVNLTNVLALTAAAYPHLKKSAGVIINIGSAVINRHTVGVPLYTILKGALAQTTKVLAAEWAESRIRVNQINPGFVRTDSIMTRQTNENARMIVDHFEKLHPLGRVGEVKDIATLTAFLASNEANWITGAVIDIDGGFSIQGANFPQHNNQSK, from the coding sequence ATGAACCTCCTCACCAACAAGACCGCAATCATCACTGGCAGTTCTACAGGTATCGGCAAGGGAATAGCAGTCCTCTTTGCCCAACTTGGAGCCCACGTTATCGTTACCAGTCGAACCATGGCACATGCTGCGCAAGTAGCAGACCAAATCCTGGCCGATGGCGGAAAGGCTACCCCGTGTGCCTTCAATCTTGAGCATCCAGAGGCTATCCCCGACCTGCTGTCCACCGCGTTAACCACCACAAGTCGAATTGACATCTTAGTTAACAACGCCTTAAGTCGACCGTCAATACCTTCGGGCGCACTCCAGGACATGGCCTCCAGCCAGTTGCAAAGAGGCGTTACAGTTAACCTCACAAATGTCCTGGCACTAACTGCTGCAGCCTATCCCCATCTCAAGAAATCAGCTGGAGTTATCATAAATATCGGCTCGGCGGTAATCAACCGGCATACGGTAGGCGTCCCCTTGTACACCATCCTGAAAGGGGCACTAGCCCAAACGACCAAGGTCTTGGCCGCCGAGTGGGCCGAGTCTAGAATCCGGGTTAATCAAATCAATCCCGGCTTCGTTCGTACTGACTCTATAATGACTCGGCAAACCAACGAAAACGCTCGCATGATAGTCGATCACTTCGAAAAACTCCACCCGCTTGGCCGGGTAGGCGAAGTTAAGGATATCGCCACCCTTACCGCCTTCCTGGCTTCAAATGAGGCGAACTGGATCACAGGAGCTGTCATCGATATCGACGGCGGTTTCTCCATACAAGGTGCTAATTTTCCACAGCACAACAACCAAAGTAAATAA
- a CDS encoding thiamine pyrophosphate-binding protein yields MNVAEMIVTALSMVKVKYIFGIPGGAIEDLNTAIFFNDRIQAIVTKHEEGAAFMADGYARVSGELGVCCATSGPGASNLITGLASAYADSIPVLALTGQVSTSVFGKGALQESGAEGVNMVSIFKTFTKYSGMLITEDRAQYMIQKAVRLATTGPTGPVHLNLPINLMKKEAPEKLAFVLRSNVRLFDCEAIKRAAEKLVTAKHPVIIAGWGVGLSKAAYELKELAQILNIPVATSPKGKSVFPESHELALGVLGFAGNPVAKEYVIEQDVDVMLAVGTSFNEMMTGGWSDCLKPKSCMIHIDVNPENIGKNYDVCIGLIGDARVNLKELCKAVVDVRSNMGLRRPELDKEVGTLKAKHAKDDPQPITRDGLYHPRHLVEDIQAHCPEDTIYFADMGSIMAWATRYMNLDFPYSYMMGMGFGSMGYAVAAPVGAKLARPDRPVVAMVGDGSFQMNGFEVATAVNYDIPVVWIVFNNAMLGMVYHGRKLFKNPIPEGLGSHFKRVDFAKVAEGLGARGIRLDTPRGLTKELMDDVFACGRPTVIDVIIDEEAVPPIHSRIKSVEKSS; encoded by the coding sequence ATGAACGTAGCAGAAATGATCGTGACAGCGCTAAGCATGGTCAAAGTAAAATACATCTTTGGCATTCCCGGCGGGGCAATCGAGGATCTCAATACCGCCATCTTCTTCAATGACCGGATCCAAGCCATAGTCACCAAACACGAAGAGGGCGCGGCCTTTATGGCCGACGGGTATGCCAGGGTCTCCGGCGAACTAGGTGTGTGCTGCGCCACATCGGGTCCTGGAGCCTCCAACCTGATTACCGGTCTAGCCTCGGCCTATGCCGATTCAATCCCGGTTCTGGCTCTCACCGGTCAAGTATCCACCTCAGTTTTCGGCAAAGGGGCGCTCCAAGAATCGGGGGCCGAAGGTGTCAACATGGTTTCCATCTTCAAAACCTTTACCAAATATTCCGGCATGCTGATCACCGAGGATCGGGCCCAGTATATGATCCAAAAGGCCGTCCGCCTCGCCACCACCGGGCCTACCGGGCCGGTGCATCTCAATTTGCCCATCAATCTGATGAAAAAAGAGGCCCCCGAAAAACTCGCCTTTGTTCTCAGGTCCAACGTCCGCCTCTTTGACTGCGAAGCGATCAAGAGAGCGGCGGAAAAACTGGTTACCGCCAAACACCCGGTGATCATCGCCGGCTGGGGTGTCGGTCTCTCCAAGGCTGCCTACGAACTTAAGGAACTGGCCCAAATCCTCAATATTCCGGTGGCCACCTCGCCCAAAGGTAAATCAGTGTTCCCGGAATCCCACGAACTGGCCTTAGGTGTCTTGGGTTTTGCCGGTAATCCGGTGGCCAAAGAGTATGTGATTGAGCAGGATGTCGATGTCATGCTGGCGGTAGGCACCAGCTTCAACGAGATGATGACCGGTGGATGGAGCGATTGCCTGAAACCAAAGAGTTGCATGATTCACATCGACGTCAACCCGGAGAACATCGGCAAAAATTACGACGTCTGCATCGGCCTGATCGGCGACGCCCGGGTTAACCTCAAGGAACTCTGCAAGGCGGTGGTAGATGTCAGGTCGAACATGGGCCTAAGACGCCCTGAACTAGATAAGGAAGTGGGTACGCTCAAAGCAAAACACGCCAAGGACGATCCTCAACCAATAACCAGAGACGGCCTTTACCACCCCCGACATCTGGTTGAGGACATCCAGGCACACTGCCCTGAAGACACAATCTACTTTGCTGACATGGGTTCCATTATGGCCTGGGCCACACGCTACATGAACCTTGATTTCCCCTACTCTTACATGATGGGAATGGGATTTGGATCCATGGGATATGCTGTGGCCGCTCCTGTAGGCGCAAAGCTCGCCCGTCCGGACCGCCCGGTAGTGGCCATGGTCGGAGACGGCAGCTTCCAGATGAACGGATTCGAGGTCGCCACTGCGGTCAATTACGATATCCCCGTGGTTTGGATCGTCTTTAACAACGCCATGCTCGGCATGGTCTATCATGGCCGCAAGCTGTTCAAAAACCCGATACCTGAAGGCCTAGGCTCCCACTTCAAACGAGTAGATTTCGCCAAGGTGGCCGAAGGATTAGGGGCGCGCGGAATACGACTCGACACCCCACGGGGTCTCACCAAGGAGCTGATGGATGATGTCTTTGCCTGCGGACGACCGACAGTGATTGATGTAATCATCGACGAAGAGGCGGTGCCGCCAATCCACAGCCGAATCAAATCGGTTGAAAAATCAAGTTAA
- a CDS encoding sulfotransferase, whose product MFVIYFRTVLVSWKIYGPGKVFFSVLLGEPLLRCFHAATLWLDRIFFPGYLRMEVKRPVFIIGHPRSGTTFLHHLLTKCDQAAAFPCWHILFPALTGRVLVGPLIRRLINSGKAEVMPEWTGHAMALDKVEEEEMLFLHNFDTQFVTAGLLGFDEREYPELHFHDLQPQQRRFRSMRFLNGLFQRQIHSTGKSQIIAQTHFSTHRLKTMLEFYPDAKFIYIIRNPHHVVPSFLSLLHNSIEFRWGLSKIPKTMLDRYNQRRYQAIIDLYTYFHDLQTQGEIPADRVMVLPYELLRNDLETAFNRIIDFTGIRANDSLREFVTKRASTQQQYQRKHKVKDLKEFGLSHAQINKDFAFVFTAYDFPEDS is encoded by the coding sequence ATGTTTGTTATATACTTTCGCACCGTGCTGGTGAGTTGGAAGATTTATGGTCCAGGGAAGGTCTTCTTTTCCGTGTTGCTTGGAGAACCACTCCTCCGCTGTTTTCACGCTGCCACCCTCTGGCTTGACCGGATCTTTTTCCCCGGCTACCTGAGGATGGAGGTAAAAAGACCGGTATTCATCATCGGCCACCCCCGAAGCGGCACCACCTTTCTCCATCATCTGCTGACCAAATGCGACCAGGCGGCTGCTTTCCCATGCTGGCACATTTTATTTCCAGCGCTGACCGGTCGAGTCCTGGTCGGTCCCTTGATCCGCCGGCTGATCAATTCGGGTAAGGCTGAAGTGATGCCGGAATGGACCGGTCACGCCATGGCTCTTGACAAGGTAGAGGAGGAGGAGATGCTCTTTCTCCACAACTTCGACACCCAGTTTGTAACCGCTGGGTTACTGGGCTTCGATGAGCGGGAGTATCCGGAATTACACTTTCACGATCTCCAGCCACAACAGCGAAGATTTCGCTCCATGCGTTTTCTTAACGGATTGTTTCAACGCCAGATCCACAGCACCGGCAAGAGTCAAATCATTGCTCAAACCCATTTTTCCACCCACCGCCTCAAAACAATGTTGGAGTTCTACCCGGATGCAAAGTTTATATACATTATTCGCAACCCCCACCATGTTGTGCCCTCCTTTCTCTCGCTGCTCCACAACAGCATCGAGTTCCGTTGGGGACTGAGTAAAATCCCAAAAACGATGCTTGATCGGTATAACCAGAGGCGTTACCAGGCGATTATTGATCTCTATACGTATTTCCATGACCTCCAGACTCAAGGAGAAATTCCCGCTGACCGGGTCATGGTGCTGCCCTACGAACTGCTTCGTAACGATCTGGAAACCGCCTTCAACCGAATCATTGATTTCACTGGCATTCGGGCAAATGACTCGTTAAGAGAGTTTGTCACCAAAAGAGCGTCCACCCAACAACAATATCAGAGAAAGCACAAAGTCAAGGACCTTAAAGAATTCGGCCTAAGTCACGCTCAGATCAACAAGGACTTTGCCTTTGTCTTTACCGCCTACGATTTCCCCGAAGACTCATAG
- a CDS encoding HAMP domain-containing protein has protein sequence MWKRPSISTYLITMNMLLLGLLFPAFSFLFMKEITHLRDTQLERNINTIRQSLTTSMTSMVRSTALSANEAVAGYNFTFLQNLLAEVSLDDQEIKSCMIIDQHQMIVAHSDKTQIGSALTRAADKRISTLLTSKFPPSIQSNMTSSKAELKAEIIWPDKEEADGVMTAAFPIYLSNALWGIIRCDHSTTTVNQQITQAKEEWAIQLHQAKNYFIGLLVFFLGAGFVIAILLTRSFVRSTQILHTGVQQVAMGDLDMEISIQGVVCEEFLDLIFSFNSMTERLKDSQRKLEDYSRSLEDKVLERTQALHETQQILVQQAHEAGLAEMAVGVLHNIGNAITPAKVATTVLSNQLTASPLRHRLEQALTPLRDYLNGSRELSPQERQKFATLLHHLPTSLIEEYDRTIRELKDIQDKHHHIETIIKLQMRYAKVKEYTELVDISRLAQDAIKIIADAITKRHITLMLDIQETPLIRTEESKILQVMVNLIKNSYEAMDTTDVSTRELTVFTGVCPSKPDWVLFSVKDTGCGFTAEEKLQLFNYGYSTKQRGSGFGLHSCANTIIANHGIIEATSAGPGKGAEFSILLPITAE, from the coding sequence ATGTGGAAACGCCCCTCCATAAGCACCTACCTCATCACCATGAATATGCTGCTGCTCGGCCTGCTTTTTCCGGCCTTCAGCTTCCTGTTCATGAAGGAGATAACCCACCTCCGCGATACCCAGCTTGAACGCAACATCAATACTATTCGCCAGTCCCTGACCACAAGTATGACCTCCATGGTGCGTAGCACCGCGTTAAGCGCCAATGAGGCAGTGGCCGGATACAATTTCACCTTCCTGCAAAATCTGCTGGCCGAGGTCTCACTCGATGATCAGGAAATTAAGTCATGCATGATTATCGACCAACACCAGATGATTGTCGCCCACAGCGACAAAACCCAAATCGGCAGCGCCTTAACCCGCGCCGCAGACAAAAGGATCTCCACTCTATTAACCTCGAAATTTCCACCATCGATACAGTCAAACATGACCAGCTCAAAAGCAGAACTCAAGGCAGAAATTATCTGGCCAGACAAGGAAGAGGCGGATGGTGTGATGACAGCGGCATTCCCCATCTACCTCAGCAATGCTTTATGGGGCATCATCCGCTGCGACCACTCCACGACAACAGTCAATCAGCAGATTACCCAGGCAAAGGAAGAGTGGGCCATCCAACTGCATCAGGCAAAAAACTACTTCATAGGACTACTGGTCTTCTTTCTCGGCGCTGGTTTTGTCATTGCCATCCTCTTAACCCGATCTTTCGTACGTTCAACCCAAATACTGCACACCGGCGTCCAGCAGGTGGCAATGGGAGATCTCGACATGGAAATCTCCATCCAGGGAGTGGTCTGTGAAGAGTTTCTCGACCTGATCTTCTCTTTCAACTCCATGACCGAAAGGCTGAAGGATAGTCAAAGAAAACTGGAAGACTACTCCCGCTCACTGGAAGATAAAGTCTTGGAACGAACCCAAGCTCTGCATGAAACCCAACAGATCTTGGTCCAACAAGCACACGAAGCAGGGCTTGCCGAGATGGCGGTCGGTGTTCTCCATAATATCGGCAATGCCATTACCCCGGCTAAAGTTGCGACCACAGTGCTCAGCAATCAGCTCACCGCCAGCCCCTTGCGCCACAGGCTGGAGCAAGCGCTGACGCCGCTGCGCGATTACCTGAATGGCAGCCGAGAACTCTCTCCTCAGGAACGGCAAAAATTCGCCACCCTCCTCCACCACCTACCTACCAGCCTGATAGAAGAGTACGACAGGACAATCCGAGAGCTTAAAGATATCCAAGACAAGCATCATCATATCGAAACTATCATCAAACTGCAGATGCGCTACGCCAAGGTGAAGGAATATACCGAACTCGTCGATATTTCGCGTCTGGCACAGGACGCTATCAAAATCATAGCGGACGCCATTACCAAACGGCACATCACCCTGATGCTTGACATCCAAGAGACTCCGCTGATCCGGACAGAGGAATCAAAGATCCTGCAAGTCATGGTCAATCTGATCAAAAACTCTTATGAAGCCATGGACACAACCGATGTCTCAACCCGCGAATTGACTGTTTTCACCGGGGTCTGCCCCAGCAAACCAGACTGGGTGCTGTTCTCGGTCAAGGATACTGGCTGCGGTTTCACAGCAGAGGAAAAACTCCAGCTTTTCAATTACGGATACTCCACCAAGCAACGAGGAAGCGGCTTTGGCCTGCACTCCTGCGCCAACACCATTATCGCCAATCACGGCATCATTGAGGCGACAAGCGCAGGCCCCGGCAAGGGGGCGGAATTCAGCATCCTCCTGCCCATCACAGCTGAATAA
- a CDS encoding response regulator → MTQNQTNPERILIIDDDQAIWKSYRQVLCPTTPEPDSSLAKINEILLGGGTQGNDSNFVLSFANQGQDGYQMVADSKEQNPFALAFVDIRMPPGWDGMETAVKIRQLDPDIELVIVTAYSDRSMEEIVRAVGSPDKLLFLHKPFDPDELKQITRSMTSKWRMARMEEQQRHARERIEEQLHQAQKMEAIGTLAGGIAHDFNNILSAIMGYTDLALMRIKGTHPEVESDLEQVRKASIRATDLVRQILTFSRRQTREKSPLLISVIIKEAMKLLRASIPTTIDIREEISSQATILADATQLHQLVMNLCTNAYHAMADYSGVLTVTLHDTTLAEGEIIVNNTPIAAGNYVTLSIKDTGTGIPHSVIANIFDPYFTTKEKGKGTGMGLAVVKGIVDSHNGAITVDSEPGQGSIFKVYLPASTAGSGAEKVIDASFSVKLLSTRHERIMVVDDESSLRELAYQFLTAAGYRVDLFANAEEASNALTQNPHAWHLLLTDLTMPGMTGEQLAIKAKQIKPDLPIIICSGDIQSLTNKEIAELNTSTCLQKPIDSTSLLTAVAESLRARDNKSSD, encoded by the coding sequence ATGACACAGAATCAAACTAATCCTGAGCGAATCCTGATCATCGACGATGATCAGGCTATATGGAAATCATACCGTCAGGTTCTCTGCCCGACCACCCCTGAACCAGATTCATCGTTGGCAAAGATCAACGAAATTCTACTCGGCGGCGGGACACAAGGAAACGACTCCAATTTTGTCCTCTCCTTTGCCAATCAAGGACAAGATGGATACCAAATGGTTGCCGACTCCAAGGAGCAAAACCCCTTCGCCTTGGCTTTTGTTGATATCAGGATGCCTCCAGGCTGGGACGGGATGGAGACCGCAGTAAAAATCCGCCAACTCGATCCTGACATTGAGCTGGTAATCGTCACTGCATACTCCGACCGGTCGATGGAGGAGATCGTCCGTGCTGTGGGTTCCCCTGACAAGCTTCTCTTCCTGCACAAGCCCTTTGATCCGGATGAACTCAAGCAGATAACCCGTTCAATGACCAGCAAGTGGCGAATGGCCAGAATGGAAGAACAGCAACGCCACGCACGGGAACGTATCGAGGAACAGCTGCATCAGGCCCAAAAGATGGAGGCGATAGGTACCCTGGCCGGTGGCATTGCCCATGATTTTAACAATATCCTCTCTGCTATCATGGGCTACACCGATCTTGCCCTGATGCGGATAAAGGGAACGCATCCGGAGGTTGAATCAGATCTGGAACAGGTCCGTAAGGCATCCATCCGAGCCACCGACTTGGTCAGGCAGATCCTGACCTTCAGTCGCCGCCAGACCAGAGAAAAATCCCCACTGCTTATTTCCGTGATCATCAAAGAAGCGATGAAGTTGCTTCGCGCCTCAATCCCCACCACCATCGATATCCGTGAAGAGATCAGTTCCCAGGCAACAATCCTGGCTGATGCCACCCAATTACATCAGCTGGTCATGAACCTCTGCACCAACGCCTATCACGCCATGGCTGACTATAGCGGAGTACTGACGGTCACACTCCATGACACAACCCTTGCTGAGGGGGAGATCATCGTCAACAATACGCCAATTGCCGCCGGTAACTATGTAACGCTCAGCATCAAAGATACCGGAACCGGCATCCCCCACTCGGTCATTGCCAACATTTTTGATCCATATTTCACCACCAAGGAAAAAGGGAAGGGTACCGGCATGGGACTTGCCGTGGTCAAAGGAATTGTCGACAGCCACAACGGAGCAATAACCGTGGACAGTGAGCCTGGCCAAGGTTCTATTTTCAAGGTCTATTTACCCGCAAGCACAGCAGGAAGTGGCGCAGAGAAAGTTATTGACGCTTCATTCTCCGTCAAGCTATTATCCACCCGCCACGAACGAATCATGGTGGTCGATGACGAAAGTTCACTCAGAGAATTGGCATATCAATTCCTGACCGCTGCCGGATATCGGGTTGACCTCTTCGCCAACGCCGAAGAGGCATCTAACGCCTTGACCCAAAACCCTCACGCCTGGCACCTGCTGCTGACAGATCTGACCATGCCCGGCATGACTGGAGAGCAATTGGCCATCAAGGCCAAACAAATCAAGCCCGATCTTCCCATCATCATCTGTTCCGGCGACATCCAGTCCTTGACAAACAAAGAGATTGCAGAACTCAACACCTCCACCTGTCTCCAAAAACCTATTGACTCAACCAGCCTGCTCACGGCTGTCGCCGAGTCGCTAAGAGCACGAGACAACAAGTCCTCAGATTGA
- a CDS encoding cytochrome C: MRNHAWRPLVVAIAAVALLLLVRATVVPSDFGVNGRNFTYGFYRKGSVDDWNAFKVKYKGKDYCRDCHENKTTENMSSPHKVIECENCHGPAIDHPENPEKLDIDRSRELCLRCHAALPYPQSHRAEMPAIDPHEHNPKQACVECHNPHNPNLEAM, from the coding sequence ATGAGAAACCATGCCTGGCGCCCGCTGGTCGTGGCGATTGCCGCCGTTGCTCTGCTACTGTTAGTACGAGCAACTGTGGTCCCGTCTGACTTCGGGGTGAATGGAAGAAATTTCACTTACGGATTTTACAGGAAAGGCAGTGTCGATGACTGGAATGCCTTCAAAGTCAAATACAAAGGCAAGGACTATTGCCGGGACTGCCATGAAAACAAAACCACCGAAAACATGAGTTCACCCCACAAGGTTATCGAGTGCGAAAACTGCCACGGACCAGCCATTGACCATCCGGAAAATCCAGAGAAATTAGACATCGACCGCAGCCGAGAGCTTTGCCTGCGTTGCCATGCAGCCCTCCCCTATCCCCAAAGTCATCGCGCTGAAATGCCCGCCATTGACCCCCATGAGCATAATCCCAAACAGGCCTGCGTCGAATGTCATAATCCGCATAACCCGAATTTGGAGGCCATGTGA
- a CDS encoding 4Fe-4S dicluster domain-containing protein produces MNANRRKFLKNALTVGVASSLPLSAFKLLNPDEVRASIGDDNVRWAFLVDIQKCVGCGFCVKACKLENEIPYDAPITRTWVERYVVTKDGKSHIDTPMGGRDGYTSARIHDQDIPPEEITKAFFVPKLCNQCQNPACVQVCPVGATYQTNDGVVLIDRSWCIGCGYCIMACPYGVRFFHPVTKTAEKCTFCYHRINQGLQSACVQACPFGARQLGNLKDHDDPVTKTIMTQRVSILKDEYGTKPQVYYIGLDERVR; encoded by the coding sequence ATGAACGCCAACAGACGAAAATTCTTAAAAAACGCACTTACCGTGGGTGTCGCTTCATCGTTACCACTGTCCGCCTTCAAACTGCTTAACCCCGATGAAGTCAGGGCATCCATCGGCGACGACAACGTTCGTTGGGCCTTCCTGGTTGATATCCAAAAGTGTGTAGGTTGCGGATTCTGCGTCAAAGCCTGCAAACTGGAAAATGAAATCCCCTATGACGCCCCAATTACCAGAACCTGGGTGGAACGATATGTAGTCACCAAGGATGGCAAGTCCCACATCGACACCCCCATGGGTGGAAGGGACGGCTATACCAGCGCCAGAATCCATGACCAAGACATCCCGCCGGAGGAAATCACCAAAGCATTTTTCGTACCCAAGCTCTGTAACCAGTGCCAGAACCCGGCATGCGTTCAGGTCTGCCCGGTAGGGGCCACGTACCAGACCAATGATGGCGTAGTCTTAATCGACCGCTCTTGGTGCATCGGTTGCGGATATTGCATCATGGCCTGCCCCTATGGAGTTCGTTTTTTTCATCCTGTCACCAAAACAGCTGAAAAATGCACCTTCTGCTACCACCGTATCAACCAAGGACTACAGAGCGCCTGTGTCCAAGCCTGTCCGTTCGGGGCCAGACAACTCGGCAACTTGAAGGACCATGACGACCCGGTCACCAAGACCATCATGACTCAACGAGTGTCAATACTGAAAGACGAATATGGCACTAAACCCCAGGTCTACTACATTGGCCTTGACGAGAGAGTGAGGTAA
- a CDS encoding oxidoreductase yields the protein MVHGLEWTIKDGFVYPNEFIYWSIQIVMYPYMTGLVAGAFVLSSLYHVFGQKDLQGIARFSLVFSLALLPTAMMPLLLHLQQPLRGLNVMFTPHFTSAIAAFGIVFSTYAMIVLSEIWFVYRKYFVEQSIAMKGQPGFANNFMHILYSILTLGATNMDDAALVIDKKGVKILAGIGIPVACFLHGYAGFIFGSVKANALWMSPLMPVIFIMSAVVSGIALCMLTYIIIMEFKKFKATLARGRGDETVKELGGVEMDVISKTSRYLIGFLVAAISLELLDLIFRGYTAMKSWDILRDVMFHEDFVKIFILQYGLGNLLPFLLLMLPKPSIKRMVVALLLVLFGVFMMRWNVVIGGQAFSLSFEGFMHYHLPIIPHNLETYKEGLFGALTVVTTPFVIFWLINKIIPSLQKV from the coding sequence ATTGTGCATGGTCTGGAATGGACCATCAAGGATGGATTTGTATACCCGAATGAGTTTATCTACTGGAGCATTCAGATCGTCATGTACCCTTACATGACAGGTTTGGTGGCCGGGGCCTTCGTCTTGTCGTCTCTTTACCATGTCTTCGGCCAAAAGGACCTCCAGGGAATCGCCCGTTTTTCGCTGGTGTTTTCGCTGGCACTTCTACCGACCGCCATGATGCCGCTGCTTCTCCATCTTCAGCAGCCGCTCAGGGGGCTGAATGTCATGTTCACCCCCCATTTCACCTCAGCCATCGCCGCTTTTGGCATCGTCTTCTCGACCTATGCCATGATTGTTTTGAGTGAAATATGGTTTGTCTACCGGAAATACTTCGTTGAACAAAGCATCGCCATGAAAGGACAACCCGGCTTCGCCAACAACTTTATGCATATCCTCTATTCCATCCTCACCCTTGGGGCGACAAACATGGATGACGCGGCACTAGTCATCGACAAAAAAGGGGTCAAAATCCTGGCTGGAATCGGTATCCCAGTAGCCTGCTTCCTGCACGGCTATGCCGGATTCATCTTTGGATCGGTCAAGGCCAATGCCCTGTGGATGTCACCGCTGATGCCGGTTATCTTCATCATGAGCGCCGTAGTGTCGGGCATTGCCCTCTGTATGCTGACCTATATCATCATTATGGAGTTCAAGAAATTCAAAGCGACACTGGCTCGGGGACGCGGCGACGAAACAGTCAAGGAGTTAGGCGGGGTAGAGATGGACGTAATCAGCAAGACCAGCCGCTATCTGATCGGATTTCTGGTCGCGGCGATCTCTTTGGAGCTATTAGATTTAATCTTCAGAGGCTATACCGCCATGAAGTCATGGGACATCCTGCGTGACGTGATGTTTCACGAAGATTTTGTCAAGATCTTCATTCTACAGTACGGATTAGGCAACCTGCTGCCTTTTTTGTTGCTGATGTTACCCAAACCATCCATCAAACGAATGGTGGTCGCCCTATTACTGGTTCTGTTCGGGGTCTTCATGATGCGGTGGAACGTAGTTATCGGCGGCCAGGCATTTTCCTTGTCCTTTGAAGGCTTCATGCACTACCACCTGCCAATCATTCCCCATAACCTTGAAACATATAAGGAAGGTTTGTTTGGGGCCTTGACCGTGGTAACCACCCCGTTCGTAATTTTCTGGTTGATCAATAAGATTATCCCCTCACTGCAGAAAGTCTGA
- a CDS encoding RluA family pseudouridine synthase, with protein MNFSSTVSQKFNGFLLVQYLSGRFTYLLEAEWRRQLVTGRIEINGQLCLGDVPIWSGDTVSFTPDMSEFPEPAADLNIQILYQDKWIICVNKTGNLLVHHQGRSLTHNLIYQLRYGVGPPYPSACLVHRLDRETSGVILVARHVDYVGRLSALFAQQEVEKTYLAVVYGRPKQECGIVDSPIGRDPDSVVTYRYTADNRAVKAKNALTRYQVLGTRGDVTLVRVFPKTGRTHQIRVHLAHLGHPIVGDKLYGRTDAEFVEWRSRPWSDQVGIGIPSPRQALHAESLYFVHPWTGEPVRLEAPIPKDMGAWGLEK; from the coding sequence ATGAATTTTTCATCGACTGTTTCTCAGAAATTTAATGGTTTTCTTCTAGTGCAGTATCTATCCGGTCGCTTTACCTATTTGCTTGAAGCTGAATGGCGCCGGCAGTTAGTCACCGGCCGTATTGAGATAAATGGCCAACTCTGTTTAGGTGATGTGCCAATATGGAGTGGGGATACAGTGAGCTTTACGCCGGACATGAGTGAATTTCCTGAGCCGGCAGCTGACCTGAATATTCAGATACTGTATCAGGATAAATGGATAATATGCGTAAATAAGACTGGTAATCTGTTGGTCCATCATCAGGGTCGTTCTTTGACTCACAATCTAATATACCAGCTTCGCTATGGTGTTGGTCCGCCCTATCCATCAGCCTGTTTGGTGCATCGTCTGGATCGCGAGACGTCAGGCGTTATTCTAGTGGCACGGCATGTTGATTATGTGGGGAGATTGAGCGCTCTTTTTGCTCAGCAAGAGGTGGAGAAGACCTATCTGGCCGTGGTTTACGGTAGACCGAAACAGGAGTGCGGGATTGTTGATTCTCCTATCGGTCGGGATCCGGACAGTGTGGTGACCTATCGTTATACGGCTGATAATCGAGCAGTTAAGGCGAAAAATGCATTGACCAGATATCAGGTCTTAGGGACGCGTGGAGATGTTACGCTTGTTCGTGTGTTTCCAAAAACTGGCCGTACTCACCAGATCCGGGTGCATCTTGCCCATCTTGGCCATCCTATAGTTGGTGACAAATTGTATGGTCGGACTGATGCGGAGTTTGTCGAGTGGCGGAGTCGTCCCTGGTCTGACCAAGTTGGGATCGGGATCCCTTCTCCTCGGCAGGCTTTGCATGCAGAGAGTCTGTATTTCGTTCATCCTTGGACAGGAGAGCCGGTGCGGTTAGAAGCTCCTATACCCAAAGATATGGGGGCTTGGGGGCTTGAAAAATAG
- a CDS encoding cold-shock protein yields MPEGTVKWFNAKKGFGFLERDNGDDVFVHFSAIQTDGFRTLNEGDKVKFDIVDGEKGPSAANVKRV; encoded by the coding sequence ATGCCAGAAGGTACAGTGAAGTGGTTCAATGCGAAAAAAGGTTTTGGCTTCCTTGAGCGTGACAATGGAGATGATGTCTTTGTTCATTTCTCAGCCATTCAAACAGATGGATTCAGGACGTTAAACGAAGGAGATAAAGTCAAATTTGATATTGTTGATGGCGAAAAAGGCCCATCAGCCGCCAATGTCAAACGCGTATAA